From the Cucumis sativus cultivar 9930 chromosome 5, Cucumber_9930_V3, whole genome shotgun sequence genome, the window CTCAATTTGTAGAAATGTTATAGGCCTCATAATGAAAACACATGCCAGAAGGGTAAAACGCTAAAGAATGCCTTATTAGTTAAGGGAGAGATCAGTGATGGCCTGAAATGAAAACTTCAAAAGCACCATTGTCAGTGCCTTCCAAGTAGCCTCGTTCCACAGCACTAATTCCCAATGATTAGCCAAGGCCCATCACCCATGTGGCCATGTGCACAAAACAACCTATCTAAGCCAATTACTCTCTCCTCTCAGTAACTAAACAGTTTTTGTGAATAATTCTCATGACTTGGAAGCAAGGCATACCCATTAGCATAAGGTGAAGCACGACGAGCATGACGGTATGGAGGAGATCTGCTGTAGCTACGACCACGCTTAGGAGGTGTAATGCTGCGACGTCGTGGGGATCTTTTACCACGAGGACTGTTACTCCTACacaagaaaagggaaagaattGATAGAACATCAAGACCTAAACTATATACAAGACTAAACCACCTGTTGATTTGACATCAGTTAGACAAAATTGGCGTgtataaaaaacacaaacagcTTTAACACACCTGCGGCCATATCTTTCATAGCTTGGACTCCGACGACGCCGAGGAGAAGGACTACGACGCAGACCACCTCCAACACCTCGTGAGCCCCCACGTGAACGGCATTCACGAGCAAAATGTCCAGGCTCACCACATTCATAACATTTCAAATcatcaccaccaccaccaccaccaccaccaccaccacggCCACGACGACCACCACCTCCTCCACCACCTTTAGAGTTGTGAGAAAGCTCCACACGCCAACCATTTTTTCCTAAAGAAGAAGCCCaaagaaaaatcacaaatacaAGATAAGATAGAAGAAAAGTTTAACCAGGCACAAGACTTCCACACTGTAGAGGAGAAAGCATCTTGATAACTCATTTGACTTCTCTCATTTTCAAAGTATGCTTCATAACATGGCAATATCTGACTTGTTCCATAGCACCTTTGAAAAGTTGACAACCAAGGAGTTGAAAGACTAGACTTCCAACTTGCAACACTTGTTGAAGCACGAAGAGATGCCAAAAACAGTGAGCAGCataccaacaaaaaaagacaattgagaaaatgaaactGAAAGTATGGAAGTAGAGATTAAATTGATTCATTTCATCAAACTTGCACGAGTTAGGGTTAGGATTCAGGGAGCACTTTCAAAGTTTACTGCAGGTATTTTGCCCATTATTGAATAAAGTCCATATGAAGACTTGAACTACTAGCCTTCTTAGGCACTATAATCTTCCACACCAAAGAACTTATGTGCTGGTTCGAGAAAGAATGAATATcaaaagtgaaattaaaaatatgattttgaataatgGATTCCATAACATCGAGTTTCTACATCTTAAAATCATGGTAATTCCAAAAATCACATTTTTGAAGCATATTGGAGAGATAGGCCCATTCATTACGCTCTTTTCCAATAAGGTGCTTTCTAAGGATAAAGTAACATTTAAAGAATCTACAAAAGTTCCGTGATGTAATCCAGTTTTGGGGATACAAGTTGATATTAGACTAgatcaataatattaatagGTTTCTAATTCACTGCAGTAATGAAAGCTAAAGAAAAACCCCTGCTGATAGTTGCTTGATCATATTTTCACTAGTAATCGAGAAAAGCAGGCACAAGCACATACAGCATATATATACAGAGGAAAACATCATTTGATAGAAggaatgaaaattgaaatgcacaatttgatatttacaaggaaaaaagaaaaataatacaaaaatcaCTTATTTAAAACTGACCATCTAATGCTTGTATTGCATCTAGAGCATCCCTGCGATCATCAAACTCAATAAACGCATATCCTGGAGGCCTTCTAGCAACCCAAACACTATGTtttattcaaaaacaaatactTCAGTATGCACTATGATACAAAGGAACGAGGAAACAGGAATATCATATCAAATTATAGCAATATATGTTGTAAACTATTTCGATTAAATAACTTATATGCAATTAAGGTAAGGTGTAAATATCCTTGCAGCAAAATCTTCACAACAGATCGCAAGGATAGCCATCAGCAAACTTCAGAGCACATATCTCAGAGTGTCTGCACCCAGTTCTTAAACAAATGACTAACAATAAGGGAAATTTTGATCTTATATGTATAAACCAGCGTCCAATTAGTGAGCTCCTATTGCTAACGGGCAAAAACTAACCAGACTTTTTATGGTATTCAGTATTAAAACAGACGTAATGACATTCAAAGAGACCAAATAAGGCCATTTCTGCTCTGTTTCTATTACCCTATAGATTGCTGAAATGACTCGGATTGGCCAGGTAAAACACCATGAATAGATAGTAAACTGGCGCAAAAAATGCAAGGCTAATACTGAAAAAACCCTTGAAGATAATATTTAGcgaaaaagaaagcaaacgCAGAATATATAAACCCCAGGATTCCCAACAGACTGCCGATTGAAAGAATCCAAGAACTAAAAAttacacattttcaaatatcttgCGTCTAAAAGATGCTAATTTAAGAAATACATGTAAAGAATGCCTCGACacaaaacttttcaaacaGAAATCACCTCCTAAGAACACCGAACATTCGAAATTCATCTTCGAGATCCCTCTCCGTAACGCGTGGATCCAGATTACCAATATAAACTCGAGTCATTGTAACAAATGAGCGAAGAACCGCCTGAAAAACAATAAGATGctagtttaaaaaaacaaatcatcccaataaataaacaagaaaaaaacgaaGATGAAGAGGAGTTAGAGTTTAATCTAAACAACAAATTGGGATGGGAATAATACAACACAACACAACACAACCCACCCAACCCCAGGATGCGAAAGCTGCTACAACAACAAATAAGTCTACACGTGGTAAAAATACACACAAAAAGAAGTCTACATACGAAGTATTTCCAAGAGAttataaaaatggaagaagaaaaaaacaaaatcgaaGGGCTGGTTCAAGGATACAtcgttgaaaaaaaaaaacaagagaaagagagagaaagaattAGGGTTATGCTCATGTTGATCGCGAAGCTGAAGCTCACCAAGACAAAGATCTCGCGGAATCGACAAAGAGTAGGAAGAGATTAGCAGGTGATAAGGAATGAAAACAACGCCGTCCGTCCGTAGTCGCAGAGCTCCGATGCTCGGAAGTCTGCAGAAGGTGACAGTCAAGTGGCCGAGTGAGTTCGGTTTTCTTGCTGTCGATGAAGACTCCTAATTGGGCCGAGCTGCCTTACCAATCTGGGCCCAGTAGATCTTCATGGATCAATGGGCCGgattcaatattaaaattggttaaataggtatattaattttcatattattaacatcatttaataattttattaatcctaatcatactttttaaatttaattaaacaggttataaatataagtataaattaattattatttttttaaaatatagtggagtatatttaatttttttgtctcAATAAAGCCTGAAGCCACTAATCAAAGTGCTTTTATTTAGgctaactaattaaaatattgataattactttttaaggTGATTGATAGGTACGAAATGTTATTGTATTAAAACTATGATACCAATGAAGAATATTTGAACCAACATTcacttcattttcaaactcgttgaaattttacttttctctcATGGAATTGATTTAGTCAAAGTaacttttatgtttctatatatattaagacTTTAAACTACCAATATAGactgaaattagaaaaatcttaaatgaaaagattatGTCTTTGGTTCTcacttttcaatatattttaccTTCAAGTTTTGGTCATTGActttcttaaacatttaatttgaccGATGTTGCAAAATTTAGGAAGATGGGAAAgggaaattttgttatttatttttaactttcaaattaaacttgattttgacGACATAAGCAGTACTTTGTAGCAAAGACAtgcataatattttagatCATGGGATACTTCTTACTcgtcttttattattattgttgttaataTGTGTAACGtgtcattcttttttattaatatttaactttGATTTAATGAGTAAAAGTAAAGACAAACTTATCTTAACGATATGAGTTATTCATACTAATTACTTTGtaatattctaaaagaaaacgaagctttaatttcaattatgaatcattaattgataatttaacaTAACACTTTAGtctataattaaacaattaatttagaGTTCATTAGGGGAAAACATAATAAACGtagttatcaaacatattCCAAAACGGTAAGTTGATGAGTCGGCCGTGTCCGCCAAGTGTGAAAtaacagaagaaaaaatgaataaaagaaagggagaatGGTGTGTCATGTGTGTGGATCTTTTCCATGCgccaaagaaggaaaagaatgGGAAAAGTGCTATGCCACACTTTGTTGTTGACTTGCACACAATCCTTGGGATGTTACGTTACAACtttaatcatataaaaaaaaagcgttatttattttattgaaatattgagAAAACTCATTACAcgttaaattaaattctatataAATCGTTACCATAAATCGAATTCATAACTTTTAACTATTAATAAAAGTCGTGTCCTCCTATTTAATTACCACGTCTAGACCAATTTAtgatgattaattaaacatctaaattcaaaatcaaccatacaattttacttattttaatcgaggattgaatatatattgatatctcAATATGGATCCATggaatataataaattaggGTCTACCAAAATCAATAAGAATTCAAATACTCGTATGGCTTGGTTTGGaagttaattcaaatattatttatataaatttctcaatttacaAGAAGATATCAATCAATATcgatattttattgatatatttgtaagaTTGGAATATTTTAATCATCCTGTTTATTAAATGgggaacaaataaaatatttttaaaaatatcaaaatcatttaaaatgaaaaaaaaaaagaataaaatcgAAAGTTCAAGGAAATACCAAACCAACAATTCCCCTCTCCATGTTATGATTctatcaaactttatttattgtcTTTCATTTGGCCACATCCAGCtttatgtcattttcttttctcaattaaGTTCTGtacaaaaatgttaatatatataattgattatcATATTGAATTCTTGAAAATTCTTATAGGAagcgataaaaaaaaaagaggaaaaaaacatCTCGCtaatatgttaaatttaacgttatagtataatgtatggttTAATGAGGAAACAACTATGAATTGAGTGACAGTATATGAACTATTAAATAAACTACGTATGTGAATTGATACGAAACAAACAAGATTATATACAATATGAGGTTTTTTTGGAGAGTAAAAAAGAGTGAACTGAATGAATTAAGGAGGGTTGATGAAGtgaccaaatttgtaatataagAAGCAGttgtttgaatgaaaaaagaatacgTTATCCCATGAAGCATTAAAGGGAGGAATAAATATAGTGATCGATAACCTATACTTTATTAATGAGGATTGAGGATATGAAAAATAGTGTTGTCTTACGTGGAATCCAAAGGTTCACAATATTCCATTACTCATcaccaattaattaattactacaaactattattttcttcataaattcacttgatttttttttttaataagaaaaaatagtttactttataataataataactattattattatttccccTTATTTAGTGTTCCCCCATATTCTCAATATCAAACAAACATGTTGGTAgacaattacaaatataatccaccaaatttagttaaataatcATCTAAAGATATTGTGGTTGAATTATGctcattttgtaaataaatttaaataatttaaaacatcaatGAATTTTCTATGTATGATGAACTCTTTTAATAACGTTgtatgttaaaatatatagaaataaaatgatatagtAACGGTAGAGATATAGTCCAATCTATGTATTCATAGAGAAAATATCATCAATTGAAAAGAATCATTGAGATAAGCATATCACTAAAAACATGTccgtgatattttattattattattgtcgaTAGAATTCTATCATCAATGATACAACATGAGAATTCCATGATttaaaggggaaaaaaagacTCTACAAAATCAAAGAGGAAAAAGGTTCAAAACTCAAATCGAAACTCCAGTATAACcaataaaaagacaaaaagaagaatgattCCGTGCAGTGacgaatttaaaaaaaaaaaataataaaaaagaacttaaatcaacaaaaaaaaaagagacaaGATAAATCTATTGTTGGTATACTATTGATAAATAATGCAATATCAATTATAAGGTATGCaatcttaaaacaaaaacatgaaaatatatataagaatgaTTAGGTGGATTATCATTCGTTcatataaatgtaaatgtaagtgttatttgaaaataacaattGGCATGAACCAAATGTTaagataaattataaactCATCGTGTAATAACAACACAAagattaaaatgatataacGACAC encodes:
- the LOC101213165 gene encoding serine/arginine-rich splicing factor RSZ21 — its product is MTRVYIGNLDPRVTERDLEDEFRMFGVLRSVWVARRPPGYAFIEFDDRRDALDAIQALDGKNGWRVELSHNSKGGGGGGGRRGRGGGGGGGGGGDDLKCYECGEPGHFARECRSRGGSRGVGGGLRRSPSPRRRRSPSYERYGRRSNSPRGKRSPRRRSITPPKRGRSYSRSPPYRHARRASPYANGD